A single window of Streptomyces cathayae DNA harbors:
- a CDS encoding DUF6278 family protein, which yields MNIPFLGHRREKPAVRDSEGIAELLAECELLRSQASRAGVRLDDSQASLEALDQLVPGSWRDDEDTLTWLGNDAGLYLGTVIVRTVPGAAWKIRYDGQPVVRLASGREFDVVDSGHQWAASGVPELSQLYAEVAEA from the coding sequence ATGAACATCCCTTTCCTGGGCCACCGGCGCGAGAAGCCGGCAGTCCGTGACTCCGAGGGCATCGCGGAACTCCTCGCCGAATGCGAGCTGCTGCGCTCCCAGGCCTCCCGTGCCGGAGTCCGACTGGACGACTCCCAGGCCTCGTTGGAGGCGCTGGACCAACTGGTGCCCGGGAGCTGGCGGGACGACGAGGACACGCTGACCTGGCTGGGCAACGACGCCGGGCTCTACCTGGGCACCGTCATCGTGCGCACCGTGCCGGGAGCCGCCTGGAAGATCCGGTACGACGGGCAGCCCGTCGTACGGCTCGCCTCCGGGCGGGAGTTCGACGTCGTGGACTCCGGACACCAGTGGGCCGCCAGTGGGGTGCCGGAGCTGTCGCAGCTGTACGCCGAGGTCGCGGAGGCCTGA
- a CDS encoding exodeoxyribonuclease III, whose translation MRIATWNVNSITARLPRLLAWLESSGTDVLCLQEAKVAEERFPAEELRELGYESAVHATGRWNGVAVLSRVGLEDVVKGLPGDPGYDGELEPRAVSATCGPVRVWSVYVPNGREVDHPHYAYKLQWFEALKAAVAGDAAGSRPFAVLGDYNVAPTDEDVHDIAVFEGSTHVTPAERAALASLRETGLTDVVPRPLKYDHPFTYWDYRQLGFPKNRGMRIDLVYGNEPFSKAVSDAYVDREERKGKGASDHAPVVVDLDV comes from the coding sequence ATGCGCATCGCCACCTGGAACGTGAACTCGATCACCGCCCGCCTGCCCCGGCTCCTGGCCTGGCTGGAGAGCAGCGGCACGGACGTGCTGTGCCTCCAGGAGGCCAAGGTCGCCGAGGAGCGCTTCCCGGCCGAGGAACTGCGCGAGCTGGGCTACGAGTCCGCGGTGCACGCGACCGGCCGGTGGAACGGCGTGGCGGTGCTCTCCCGCGTGGGCCTGGAGGACGTCGTCAAGGGCCTGCCCGGCGATCCGGGGTACGACGGCGAGCTGGAGCCCCGTGCCGTCTCCGCGACCTGCGGCCCGGTCCGCGTCTGGTCGGTGTACGTGCCCAACGGCCGCGAGGTGGACCACCCCCACTACGCGTACAAGCTCCAGTGGTTCGAGGCGCTGAAGGCGGCCGTGGCCGGGGACGCGGCGGGCAGCCGCCCCTTCGCGGTGCTCGGCGACTACAACGTGGCGCCGACCGACGAGGACGTCCACGACATCGCCGTCTTCGAAGGCTCCACCCATGTCACCCCGGCCGAGCGCGCCGCCCTGGCCTCCCTGCGCGAGACCGGCCTGACCGACGTCGTCCCGCGCCCGCTGAAGTACGACCACCCGTTCACGTACTGGGACTACCGCCAGCTCGGCTTCCCCAAGAACCGCGGCATGCGCATCGACCTGGTGTACGGCAACGAGCCGTTCTCCAAGGCCGTTTCCGACGCGTACGTCGACCGTGAGGAGCGCAAGGGCAAGGGCGCCTCGGACCACGCGCCGGTCGTGGTGGACCTCGACGTGTAG
- a CDS encoding MBL fold metallo-hydrolase, whose translation MRLTKKSHSCVRLEKDGRTLVVDPGGFSEEDAALGADVILVTHEHPDHFDEGRLRAALEADPAAAVWTLRSVAEQLSAAFPGRVHTVGHGDAFTAAGFDVQVHGELHAVIHPDLPRVTNVGYLVDGGALFHPGDALTVPDHPVRTLMLPVMAPWNKISEVIDYVREVRPERAYDIHDALLTDLARPIYDRQIGELGGAEHLRLAPGATAEL comes from the coding sequence ATGAGGCTCACGAAGAAGTCGCACTCCTGCGTCCGCCTGGAGAAGGACGGCCGCACCCTCGTCGTCGACCCCGGCGGGTTCAGCGAGGAGGACGCCGCGCTCGGCGCGGACGTCATCCTGGTCACGCACGAGCACCCCGACCACTTCGACGAGGGCCGGCTGCGGGCCGCCCTGGAGGCCGACCCGGCCGCGGCGGTCTGGACTCTGAGGTCCGTCGCGGAACAGCTCTCGGCCGCGTTCCCGGGCCGGGTGCACACCGTCGGGCACGGCGACGCGTTCACCGCCGCGGGCTTCGACGTCCAGGTCCACGGCGAGCTGCACGCCGTGATCCACCCGGACCTCCCGCGCGTCACCAACGTCGGCTACCTCGTCGACGGCGGGGCCCTCTTCCACCCCGGCGACGCCCTCACCGTCCCCGACCACCCCGTCCGGACGCTGATGCTCCCGGTCATGGCCCCCTGGAACAAGATCTCGGAGGTCATCGACTACGTCCGCGAGGTCCGGCCGGAGCGCGCCTACGACATCCACGACGCCCTGCTCACCGATCTGGCCCGTCCGATCTACGACCGCCAGATCGGCGAGCTCGGCGGCGCCGAGCACCTGCGGCTCGCCCCCGGGGCGACGGCCGAGCTGTGA
- a CDS encoding alpha/beta fold hydrolase, translating to MSETPPDTLQYRFDGPEEAPVLILAPSLGTTWHMWDRQIPELTKQWRVFRFDLPGHGGAPAYPAGSVGELTARLLATLEGLGVQRFGYAGCAFGGAIGLELALRHPERVASLALIAASPRFGTADEFRQRGVVVRTNGLDPIARTSPDRWFTSGFAAAQPAITEWAVQMVRTTDPGCYIAACEALASFDVRAELGRLGVPTLVLVGSDDQVTGPAEARTLVAGVPDARLAVVPGASHLVPVEQPAAVTDLLVRHFSTAWQPGFEQTTGQTVLPAVPDQAVRAVVGPQGGPVAEIAAAVPPQAQGRPDPYETGIKVRREVLGDAHVDQVLAQTDDFSGDFQEFVTRSAWGEVWDRPGLDRRTRSCVTLTALVAGGHLEDLAVHTRAALRNGLTPGEIKEVLLQAAVYCGLPAANSAFRVAQQVVREETTPQE from the coding sequence GTGAGCGAGACACCACCGGACACCCTGCAATACCGCTTTGACGGGCCAGAAGAGGCTCCCGTCCTGATCCTGGCTCCCTCACTGGGTACCACATGGCACATGTGGGACCGGCAGATCCCCGAGCTGACGAAGCAGTGGCGGGTGTTCCGGTTCGATCTGCCGGGGCACGGGGGCGCGCCCGCCTACCCGGCGGGATCGGTCGGCGAGCTCACCGCGCGGCTGCTCGCCACCCTCGAGGGCCTCGGGGTGCAGCGCTTCGGCTACGCCGGCTGCGCCTTCGGCGGCGCGATCGGCCTCGAACTGGCCCTGCGGCACCCCGAGCGCGTCGCCTCCCTCGCGCTGATCGCCGCCTCGCCCCGGTTCGGCACCGCCGACGAGTTCCGCCAGCGCGGGGTGGTCGTCCGGACCAACGGGCTCGACCCGATCGCCCGCACCTCGCCCGACCGCTGGTTCACCAGCGGCTTCGCGGCCGCGCAGCCCGCGATCACCGAGTGGGCCGTGCAGATGGTGCGTACCACCGACCCGGGCTGCTACATCGCCGCCTGCGAGGCCCTCGCCTCGTTCGACGTGCGGGCCGAACTCGGCCGCCTCGGCGTGCCGACCCTGGTCCTGGTCGGCTCGGACGACCAGGTCACCGGCCCCGCCGAGGCCCGCACGCTGGTCGCCGGCGTGCCGGACGCCCGGCTGGCCGTGGTGCCCGGCGCCTCCCACCTGGTACCGGTGGAGCAGCCCGCCGCGGTCACCGACCTGCTGGTCCGGCACTTCTCCACCGCCTGGCAGCCCGGCTTCGAGCAGACCACCGGGCAGACCGTCCTGCCCGCCGTCCCGGACCAGGCCGTGCGGGCGGTGGTGGGGCCGCAGGGCGGGCCCGTCGCCGAGATCGCCGCCGCCGTACCGCCGCAGGCCCAGGGCAGGCCCGACCCGTACGAGACCGGGATCAAGGTCCGCCGGGAGGTGCTGGGCGACGCGCACGTCGACCAGGTACTGGCGCAGACCGACGACTTCTCGGGCGACTTCCAGGAGTTCGTCACCCGCTCGGCCTGGGGCGAGGTCTGGGACCGGCCCGGTCTCGACCGGCGCACCCGCAGTTGCGTCACCCTCACGGCCCTGGTCGCCGGCGGCCACCTGGAGGACCTCGCCGTCCACACCCGGGCGGCCCTGCGCAACGGCCTCACCCCGGGGGAGATCAAGGAGGTCCTGCTCCAGGCGGCCGTCTACTGCGGCCTCCCCGCGGCGAACAGCGCGTTCCGGGTGGCCCAGCAGGTCGTCCGGGAGGAGACCACCCCCCAGGAGTGA
- a CDS encoding tyrosine-type recombinase/integrase, translating to MGERNIDDDRRLAKSAIVAILERCSCARLCLAVELQRTQQVSLIHEMKQHRSAARQMSPCLAGVGPTLKESEYLLSVPIKKLPPNSKGQVRYRFVVDVGVDLGTGKRKQLTRTFATLKEAKAEYARITNRHQEGTFVPPNQITVSEWLDQWLTMKAEDLEETTMYSYQITLDRVRGRLGHIRLQELTEENVEAWMQWALKYGRVRGDRAGTPLGVTSVEMSLARLKDALNRAVTRRLLTINVAQHVTIPRKARKEERKKKQEVNPWNVKEVQAFIQGVRTERLYAPLLLSLMGLRPGEVCGLRWEDVDLENATMTIANTRTMVGNRYVVEKDTKSLAGERDLPLPAPVLAALKSFKALQAKEKLVLGEAYSDSGYVVVHETGEAFTIKQLRRRAYRLMEVLGLRRVRLYDARSSCLTYLANNGVPDHILARWAGHTNVRTTKKWYVKPDVEDLRGAATMWDGLHGVEGEKQA from the coding sequence ATGGGCGAGCGCAACATAGACGACGATCGCCGGTTAGCGAAATCGGCGATCGTGGCGATCCTCGAAAGATGTTCGTGTGCGCGGCTGTGCTTGGCGGTGGAGCTGCAGCGAACTCAGCAGGTATCGCTGATTCATGAGATGAAACAGCACCGGTCTGCTGCCAGGCAGATGAGCCCTTGCCTGGCTGGCGTAGGTCCCACTTTGAAGGAGAGTGAGTACCTCCTGTCCGTTCCGATCAAGAAGCTCCCACCCAACTCCAAGGGGCAGGTGCGCTACCGGTTCGTGGTCGACGTCGGCGTGGACCTTGGAACGGGGAAGCGTAAGCAACTGACTCGTACGTTCGCCACCCTCAAGGAAGCGAAGGCCGAGTACGCGCGCATCACCAACCGCCATCAGGAAGGGACGTTCGTCCCGCCCAACCAGATCACTGTCAGTGAGTGGCTTGATCAGTGGTTGACCATGAAAGCGGAGGACCTGGAAGAAACCACCATGTATAGCTATCAGATCACCCTCGACCGGGTGCGGGGGAGGTTGGGTCACATCCGACTTCAAGAGCTCACCGAAGAAAATGTAGAAGCGTGGATGCAGTGGGCGTTGAAGTACGGACGCGTGCGCGGCGATAGAGCAGGCACTCCGCTGGGAGTGACCAGTGTAGAAATGAGCCTCGCCCGATTGAAGGACGCCTTGAATCGGGCAGTGACGCGTCGGCTGCTGACGATAAATGTGGCCCAGCACGTCACCATCCCCCGTAAGGCGCGCAAGGAGGAGCGGAAGAAAAAGCAGGAAGTGAATCCGTGGAACGTCAAGGAAGTTCAGGCGTTCATTCAGGGCGTCAGGACAGAACGGCTCTATGCCCCTCTTCTGTTGTCCCTCATGGGTCTGCGTCCGGGTGAAGTCTGCGGACTCCGATGGGAAGACGTCGACCTGGAGAATGCCACGATGACCATAGCCAACACGCGGACGATGGTAGGGAATCGATATGTGGTGGAAAAGGACACCAAGTCCCTGGCCGGAGAGCGTGATCTGCCCTTGCCGGCTCCGGTGCTGGCTGCCCTCAAGTCGTTCAAGGCTCTCCAGGCCAAGGAGAAGCTCGTCCTCGGTGAGGCTTACTCGGACTCCGGGTACGTCGTGGTACACGAGACCGGGGAAGCCTTCACGATCAAGCAGCTCCGTAGACGCGCGTACCGGCTCATGGAGGTCCTTGGCCTCCGCCGAGTACGCCTGTACGACGCTCGCTCGTCCTGTCTCACCTATCTCGCCAACAACGGCGTGCCGGATCACATCCTCGCCCGATGGGCCGGGCACACGAACGTCAGGACCACGAAGAAGTGGTACGTGAAACCGGACGTGGAAGACCTCCGCGGAGCCGCGACCATGTGGGACGGCCTTCACGGTGTTGAGGGGGAGAAGCAGGCGTGA
- a CDS encoding HAD family hydrolase, translated as MILVLWDIDRTLLYTGDTDRLVYRELFEEVVGRPAERLPARGTGVTMPLAVRELLRANAVEPERIEELAQRIVQRMPAQLERHRDDLSRTGQIMPGAPAALAAVQQEPGLVPTVVTGNLRGSAEIKLKALGLDEYLDLGIGGYSSDDSHRPALVRVAQQRAGAHHGYTFTRDTTVIIGDSLEDVRTGREGGAHVIGVASGTTSAEALAAAGACHVVPGLTDVQNVIRLINQCAAADVDRD; from the coding sequence ATGATCCTGGTTCTCTGGGACATCGACCGCACCCTCCTCTACACCGGCGACACCGACCGGCTGGTCTACCGGGAACTCTTCGAGGAGGTGGTGGGCCGGCCTGCCGAGCGTCTGCCCGCTCGGGGCACCGGGGTGACGATGCCCCTCGCTGTCCGGGAGCTGCTGCGCGCGAATGCAGTGGAACCCGAGCGGATCGAGGAACTCGCGCAACGCATCGTGCAGCGTATGCCCGCGCAACTGGAGCGTCACCGTGACGATCTTTCTCGCACGGGGCAGATCATGCCCGGCGCACCTGCCGCCCTTGCCGCCGTGCAACAAGAGCCCGGGCTGGTTCCCACAGTGGTCACTGGCAACCTGCGAGGCAGCGCGGAGATCAAGCTCAAGGCTCTTGGCCTGGACGAGTATCTCGACCTCGGCATCGGTGGATACTCCTCCGACGACTCCCACCGCCCTGCCCTCGTACGCGTGGCACAGCAGCGAGCCGGCGCACACCACGGGTATACCTTCACGCGGGATACGACCGTGATCATCGGCGACTCCCTCGAGGACGTCCGCACTGGACGGGAAGGAGGCGCCCACGTGATCGGCGTAGCTTCCGGTACCACCTCGGCCGAGGCGCTTGCTGCAGCCGGCGCTTGCCATGTTGTGCCGGGTCTGACCGACGTACAAAACGTGATTCGACTGATCAACCAATGTGCGGCGGCGGACGTCGACCGGGACTGA
- a CDS encoding helix-turn-helix domain-containing protein gives MRPPSRVCERCATELSQYNPDALCALCAKAETAPGVPDRAWRDEAVHRALAAWDFGELLRLVRKRSGLSQMAVRELTALPQSFISGLERGQKQIGSPATLLDLLNGLGLPSDLQPLLLTPLRGDAPKPGHNLSMEAVLPWTADRMVTSLEVAIGGTTMKRRRVLTALSGAALTQYVLQSAIAPAEAVAASSGTTTVTDALIDSLQSTTDALRQMDATSGSGNLAHTAKTHLRMLLHLLKHGSYKEGYGRRLAAVTADTAAQTGWYTFDSGDHDAAQHLFLGALRAAHASGDSRLRAGALGFLAIHGYSTGDPRDAITAARTARQAITDHDAPALNAMLLTRQARGHARLREERHALAALAEAEELCARGRGEDDPHWLYWISPGEILGQTGSCYLDLGQPARAAQSFAAARGVLSQDETRTTAQFLSRAATAQMRAGDADAGCATAHDVLTLVEGIQSARLDDHLHTMLNEARSYRASSTALELLDRGESVMRQRAAA, from the coding sequence ATGAGACCGCCGAGCCGCGTGTGCGAGAGGTGCGCGACCGAGCTGAGTCAGTACAACCCCGACGCCCTGTGCGCCCTGTGCGCAAAGGCAGAAACGGCGCCGGGAGTGCCCGATCGTGCCTGGCGCGACGAAGCCGTCCACCGGGCCCTGGCGGCTTGGGATTTCGGCGAGCTGCTGCGCCTGGTACGCAAGCGGTCTGGTTTATCCCAGATGGCCGTGCGTGAGCTGACGGCGCTCCCTCAGTCCTTCATTTCCGGCCTCGAACGCGGTCAGAAGCAGATCGGCAGCCCCGCCACCCTTCTCGACCTTCTCAACGGCCTTGGCCTGCCTTCCGACCTGCAGCCTTTGCTGCTGACACCTCTACGCGGCGATGCACCGAAACCTGGTCATAACCTCTCCATGGAGGCCGTACTGCCCTGGACGGCGGATCGTATGGTGACGTCACTTGAAGTGGCCATCGGAGGTACCACCATGAAGCGCCGCCGCGTGCTGACCGCCCTGAGCGGAGCCGCGCTCACCCAGTACGTCCTGCAGTCCGCCATCGCTCCCGCGGAGGCCGTGGCTGCTTCTTCCGGTACCACGACTGTCACCGACGCCCTGATCGATTCGCTTCAAAGCACCACTGACGCACTCCGCCAGATGGACGCCACCAGTGGTAGCGGGAACCTCGCCCACACGGCGAAGACTCACCTGCGGATGCTTCTGCACCTGCTCAAGCATGGCTCCTACAAGGAGGGTTACGGACGTCGCCTGGCTGCTGTCACCGCCGACACGGCAGCCCAGACCGGCTGGTACACCTTCGACAGCGGTGACCACGACGCTGCCCAGCACCTCTTCCTCGGCGCCCTGCGCGCAGCCCACGCTTCAGGCGACTCCCGCCTGCGCGCCGGCGCCCTCGGTTTCCTCGCCATCCACGGCTACTCCACCGGCGACCCGCGCGACGCCATCACCGCCGCCCGCACAGCACGCCAGGCAATCACCGATCATGACGCCCCCGCCCTGAACGCCATGCTCCTCACCCGCCAGGCTCGCGGTCACGCTCGACTCCGCGAAGAGCGCCACGCCTTGGCCGCGCTCGCCGAAGCCGAAGAACTCTGCGCGCGTGGCCGGGGCGAGGACGATCCTCATTGGCTGTACTGGATCAGCCCGGGGGAGATTCTCGGGCAGACCGGAAGCTGCTACCTCGACCTGGGACAGCCAGCTCGGGCGGCTCAATCCTTCGCCGCAGCCCGCGGCGTGCTCAGCCAGGATGAGACCCGCACTACCGCTCAGTTCCTCTCCCGAGCCGCGACCGCGCAGATGCGCGCCGGCGACGCCGACGCCGGCTGCGCCACCGCCCATGACGTCCTGACCCTCGTCGAAGGCATTCAATCCGCCCGTCTCGACGACCACCTGCACACCATGCTCAATGAAGCGCGTTCCTACAGGGCCTCATCAACCGCCCTGGAGCTACTGGATCGTGGGGAAAGCGTCATGCGCCAGCGAGCCGCCGCATGA
- a CDS encoding ATP-binding protein, with protein sequence MRIDMLRVAEMRRLTRNHLVEEGLSCFADDAVLVVSELVTNAIQHSHGREVTLTLSLCNGCLRINVHDGVRSHRSTPGRPCNEDEHGRGLLLVQAIAGARRGSWGVSDDGASTWCELALAMS encoded by the coding sequence GTGCGTATTGACATGTTGCGGGTCGCAGAGATGCGCAGGCTGACGCGGAACCACCTGGTCGAAGAGGGGCTGTCCTGCTTTGCGGACGACGCCGTACTCGTCGTCTCCGAGCTGGTCACCAACGCGATCCAGCACAGCCACGGTCGAGAGGTCACCCTGACGCTCTCCCTCTGCAACGGTTGCTTGCGGATCAACGTCCACGACGGAGTCCGCAGTCATCGGTCCACTCCAGGGAGACCCTGCAACGAAGACGAGCACGGCCGCGGCTTGCTGTTGGTGCAGGCGATCGCCGGTGCCCGACGGGGCTCCTGGGGTGTCAGCGACGACGGCGCCAGTACGTGGTGCGAACTTGCATTGGCGATGAGCTGA
- a CDS encoding SAM-dependent methyltransferase, which produces MVSTYEVRPIATVVGGHTRVLDDYQGGVRSIIRLHDEYPLETLQGIEEFSHLTVTWRFHLARPEDVQLHARSPRGNTRWPATGTFVHRNHRRPNQLAISYPRLLDVDGRDLLVTDLDAVDGTPVIDLAPYFEQMGPRGTVRQPAWPGEMLDPAYWRDATERP; this is translated from the coding sequence GTGGTCTCCACGTACGAGGTCAGGCCGATCGCCACGGTCGTCGGGGGACACACCCGCGTCCTGGACGACTACCAGGGAGGAGTCCGGTCGATCATCCGTCTCCACGACGAGTACCCACTCGAAACCCTGCAAGGGATCGAGGAGTTCTCGCACCTGACGGTGACGTGGCGCTTCCACCTGGCGCGCCCGGAGGATGTGCAGCTTCATGCCCGCAGCCCCCGAGGGAACACGCGCTGGCCGGCCACCGGGACCTTCGTGCACCGCAACCACCGGCGGCCGAACCAGCTCGCGATCAGCTACCCGCGGCTGCTCGACGTGGACGGTCGGGACCTCCTGGTCACCGACCTCGATGCCGTCGATGGGACGCCCGTGATCGACCTGGCGCCATACTTCGAACAGATGGGACCCCGAGGAACCGTACGTCAGCCGGCCTGGCCCGGCGAGATGCTCGACCCCGCGTACTGGAGGGATGCAACCGAACGCCCGTGA
- a CDS encoding trehalase-like domain-containing protein — protein MNRIERYGLIGDMQTRAHAAADGSLDWLCLPRFDSAAVFAALFGTQKHGARHITPTTDAAVVGPTAAAERRHRGDSLVLESGRRTLRGTARVIGFMPPRDRATQVIRIVKGVAGEVPMASTPHPRPGVSTILTRF, from the coding sequence ATGAATCGCATCGAGCGGTACGGCCTGATCGGCGACATGCAGACAAGGGCGCATGCCGCCGCCGACGGCTCACTGGACTGGTTGTGCCTGCCCCGTTTCGACTCGGCCGCCGTCTTCGCGGCTCTGTTCGGCACGCAGAAGCACGGCGCCCGGCACATCACTCCGACCACGGACGCCGCTGTCGTCGGCCCCACTGCGGCAGCCGAGCGGCGACACCGCGGTGACTCGCTCGTCCTGGAATCGGGGCGGCGCACGCTCAGGGGCACGGCCCGGGTCATCGGCTTCATGCCGCCTCGCGACAGGGCGACCCAGGTGATTCGCATCGTCAAAGGCGTGGCCGGTGAGGTGCCGATGGCCTCCACCCCCCATCCGCGGCCTGGGGTTTCCACGATACTCACGAGGTTTTGA
- a CDS encoding ATP-binding protein: MTVLILALAVLIAVAGAALAARFHRRGRRAERLAARERGHAAGVTQQMRVAEQFVGYLAATVVPATSAAAQAGRSHQADLAVPSQLVGTSMGDAVGALADQVTAAIAATGQRAHAAAEERLAQARREAEGRVAQVRKEAVDVARAAVRAFASSTVERASRLSTRIGTGVRRHVSDEAYETLVEIDHLAQQMLLTASGYAVLAGDKLSRRHPATSLSDVVRAAMGRVEGYQRVQHADLDTFAVESRAVEAVVHTLAILLDNALRYSPPNARVHVSAEHGNDAVFLIVDDAGLRMEDERLNWARRVMSSAERDDITNLGAYPQTGLRVAAVLAADYGYRVEVTAPNVYGGTRAFIVLPQSLLTAPPPPVVPAASPLVPPAPSREPRPTEPPTSQATTASGLTVRRRTVHPAPFARSAPAAPPMEPGRPEVAAAWMEGTRLGRQRPSTPPETEGD; this comes from the coding sequence ATGACTGTACTGATACTGGCTCTCGCCGTACTGATTGCCGTCGCCGGTGCCGCACTGGCCGCGCGCTTTCACCGCCGGGGACGTCGGGCGGAGCGCCTGGCCGCCAGGGAGCGCGGGCACGCGGCAGGGGTCACCCAGCAGATGCGGGTGGCGGAGCAGTTCGTCGGCTACCTCGCCGCCACGGTGGTCCCCGCCACGTCTGCCGCGGCGCAGGCCGGACGGTCCCACCAGGCCGACCTGGCGGTCCCGTCCCAGCTGGTGGGCACCTCGATGGGCGACGCCGTCGGTGCGCTGGCCGATCAGGTCACTGCGGCCATCGCCGCCACCGGGCAACGGGCTCATGCCGCGGCCGAGGAACGTCTGGCTCAGGCGCGGCGGGAGGCCGAGGGGCGGGTCGCCCAGGTGCGGAAGGAGGCGGTCGACGTCGCCCGTGCTGCGGTGCGTGCCTTCGCCTCCAGCACGGTGGAGCGGGCCTCGAGGCTCAGCACCAGGATCGGTACTGGTGTGCGTCGGCATGTCTCGGACGAGGCGTACGAGACGCTGGTCGAGATCGACCACCTGGCCCAGCAGATGCTGCTGACGGCGAGTGGATATGCGGTGCTGGCGGGCGACAAGCTCTCGCGGCGCCATCCGGCCACCTCCCTCTCGGATGTGGTGCGCGCGGCCATGGGCCGCGTCGAGGGATACCAGCGCGTGCAGCATGCGGACCTGGATACCTTCGCGGTGGAGAGCCGGGCGGTGGAGGCGGTCGTCCACACCCTGGCCATCTTGTTGGACAACGCGCTGCGCTACTCGCCTCCCAACGCCCGGGTGCACGTCTCCGCGGAGCACGGCAACGACGCCGTGTTCCTGATCGTGGACGACGCCGGACTGCGGATGGAGGACGAGCGGCTGAACTGGGCCCGCCGGGTGATGTCCAGTGCGGAGCGCGACGACATCACCAACCTGGGGGCCTACCCGCAGACCGGGCTGCGGGTGGCGGCCGTTCTCGCCGCCGACTACGGATACCGGGTCGAGGTGACGGCCCCCAACGTCTACGGCGGTACCCGCGCCTTCATCGTGCTGCCGCAGAGTCTGCTGACCGCACCCCCACCGCCGGTGGTTCCTGCAGCCTCTCCCCTGGTGCCGCCTGCGCCGTCACGGGAACCACGACCGACTGAGCCGCCGACGAGTCAGGCGACCACGGCGAGCGGGCTCACCGTCCGCCGACGGACCGTGCATCCGGCCCCGTTCGCACGCTCGGCACCCGCTGCGCCACCGATGGAGCCGGGGCGGCCCGAGGTGGCCGCCGCCTGGATGGAAGGCACCCGCCTCGGCCGCCAGAGGCCGAGCACTCCCCCTGAGACCGAAGGAGACTGA
- a CDS encoding roadblock/LC7 domain-containing protein has translation MDGHDNNPLGWLLDEQLGGVEGVRYAVLMSSDGLLKARTKTIDQEGGEKFAALTAAMRASARAWDEFTGGGGVRQQMIECVENIGLTTAAGQNTMLSVCTTGPHADVGLISRHMAQLAVRVGEQLGTEKRASRLAGGGSAA, from the coding sequence ATGGACGGCCACGACAACAACCCCCTCGGCTGGCTGCTGGACGAGCAGCTCGGCGGCGTGGAGGGCGTCCGGTACGCCGTGCTGATGAGCAGCGACGGGCTGTTGAAGGCGCGTACGAAGACGATCGACCAGGAGGGCGGCGAGAAGTTCGCCGCGCTGACCGCCGCCATGCGCGCCTCGGCCAGGGCGTGGGACGAGTTCACCGGTGGCGGTGGTGTGCGCCAGCAGATGATCGAGTGTGTCGAGAACATCGGCCTGACGACTGCGGCCGGGCAGAACACGATGCTGTCGGTGTGTACCACCGGGCCGCACGCGGATGTCGGCCTGATCAGCCGTCACATGGCACAGCTCGCGGTGCGGGTGGGCGAGCAGCTCGGCACCGAGAAGCGCGCCTCGCGGTTGGCGGGCGGGGGATCGGCGGCGTGA
- a CDS encoding DUF742 domain-containing protein: MTGPRRDPDIVRPYVRTGGRVRPRRDVRLESVVIAATGPVNDLGPDARQVMGLFAAGRGGLAVADIAAALQMPPSTVRILVSGLVDTGHLTSPTPAVSDRPDTDLMQRVLDGLRELV, encoded by the coding sequence GTGACCGGGCCGCGGCGTGACCCGGACATCGTCAGGCCCTACGTCCGCACGGGCGGGCGGGTCCGCCCTCGCCGGGACGTGCGCCTGGAGAGTGTGGTCATCGCCGCGACCGGCCCGGTGAACGATCTGGGGCCCGACGCCCGGCAGGTGATGGGTCTGTTCGCCGCGGGGCGCGGTGGGCTCGCCGTGGCGGACATCGCCGCCGCCCTGCAGATGCCGCCCTCCACCGTGCGGATCCTCGTCTCCGGCCTGGTGGACACCGGTCACCTGACCAGCCCCACTCCCGCCGTCTCGGACCGGCCCGACACCGACCTCATGCAAAGGGTGCTTGATGGACTACGCGAACTGGTCTGA